A stretch of Myroides oncorhynchi DNA encodes these proteins:
- the atpD gene encoding F0F1 ATP synthase subunit beta yields MSKVTGKVAQVIGPVVDVVFNTANAELPKIYDSLEITKPNGTKLILEVQSHIGEDTVRTISMDSTDGLSRGYEVVSTGSPIQVPIGKDVFGRLFNVVGDAIDGLGNLPKEGESGLPIHRPAPRFEDLSTSTEVLFTGIKVIDLIEPYAKGGKIGLFGGAGVGKTVLIQELINNIAKGHGGLSVFAGVGERTREGNDLLREMLESGIIKYGDDFMHSMENGGWDLSKVDRSGMRDSKATFVFGQMNEPPGARARVALAGLTIAEFFRDGAGDDQGKDVLFFVDNIFRFTQAGSEVSALLGRMPSAVGYQPTLATEMGAMQERITSTKKGSITSVQAVYVPADDLTDPAPATTFAHLDATTVLSRKIAELGIYPAVDPLESSSRILTPEILGKDHYACAQRVKEILQKYKQLQDIIAILGMEELSEEDKQAVYRARRVQRFLSQPFHVAEQFTGIPGVLVDIKETIKGFNMIMDGELDHLPEAAFNLKGSIEEAIAAGEKMLAEI; encoded by the coding sequence ATGTCTAAAGTTACAGGAAAAGTTGCGCAAGTTATCGGGCCAGTAGTTGACGTAGTATTCAACACTGCAAATGCCGAACTTCCAAAGATTTATGATTCATTAGAAATCACAAAACCAAATGGTACTAAATTAATCCTAGAGGTACAATCTCATATTGGAGAAGATACAGTAAGAACAATTTCAATGGACTCTACAGACGGTTTAAGTAGAGGATATGAAGTGGTTTCTACAGGTTCACCAATACAAGTTCCAATTGGGAAAGATGTATTCGGTAGATTATTTAATGTTGTAGGAGACGCTATTGACGGTCTTGGAAACTTACCTAAAGAAGGTGAAAGTGGTTTACCAATTCACCGTCCAGCTCCAAGATTTGAAGACTTATCTACTTCAACTGAAGTATTATTCACAGGAATCAAAGTAATCGATTTGATCGAGCCTTATGCAAAAGGTGGTAAAATTGGTTTATTTGGTGGTGCTGGAGTAGGAAAAACAGTATTGATTCAAGAATTAATTAATAATATCGCTAAAGGACACGGTGGACTTTCAGTATTTGCTGGAGTTGGTGAGCGTACTCGTGAAGGGAATGACTTATTACGTGAGATGTTAGAATCAGGTATTATCAAATATGGTGATGATTTCATGCACTCTATGGAAAATGGAGGATGGGATTTATCTAAAGTAGATCGTTCAGGAATGAGAGATTCGAAAGCTACTTTCGTATTCGGTCAGATGAATGAGCCACCAGGAGCACGTGCACGTGTTGCATTAGCTGGATTAACTATCGCTGAATTCTTCCGTGATGGTGCTGGTGATGATCAAGGTAAAGATGTATTATTCTTCGTTGATAACATCTTCCGTTTTACGCAAGCGGGTTCTGAGGTTTCTGCATTATTAGGACGTATGCCATCTGCAGTAGGTTACCAACCTACATTAGCTACTGAAATGGGAGCTATGCAAGAGCGTATTACTTCAACTAAAAAAGGATCTATTACATCTGTACAGGCGGTTTACGTTCCTGCGGATGACTTAACTGACCCTGCACCAGCAACTACGTTTGCTCACTTAGATGCAACTACAGTATTATCTCGTAAGATTGCTGAGTTAGGTATTTATCCTGCAGTAGATCCATTAGAGTCTTCTTCTCGTATTTTGACTCCAGAGATCTTAGGAAAAGACCACTATGCTTGTGCTCAAAGAGTAAAAGAGATTTTACAGAAATACAAACAATTACAAGATATCATCGCGATCTTAGGTATGGAAGAGTTATCTGAAGAAGATAAACAAGCTGTATACAGAGCTCGTCGTGTTCAACGTTTCTTATCTCAACCTTTCCACGTAGCTGAGCAGTTTACTGGTATCCCAGGTGTGTTAGTTGATATTAAAGAGACTATCAAAGGATTTAATATGATTATGGATGGTGAATTAGATCACCTACCAGAAGCGGCTTTCAACTTAAAAGGTTCAATCGAAGAAGCGATTGCAGCTGGAGAGAAAATGCTTGCTGAAATATAA
- the radA gene encoding DNA repair protein RadA: MAKVKTAFFCQSCGTQYAKWQGQCNACKEWNTLVEEVVQKEEKTAWKAVSSSPNSVKKVAKPLKVRDIDSTEELRMNTMDGELNRVLGGGLVPGSMVLLGGEPGIGKSTLLLQISLRLPFKTLYVSGEESQKQIKMRAERINPVNDNCYILTETNTQNIFRQIEEIQPDVLIIDSIQTLHTEYIESSAGTVSQIKECTAELTKFAKETGTPVLIIGHITKDGSIAGPKMLEHMVDTVLQFEGDRNHVYRILRANKNRFGSTAELGIYEMQGSGLREVSNPSEILISHKEEELSGTAIAATLEGMRPLMVEVQALVSSAVYGTPQRSATGYNLKRLNMILAVLEKRAGFRLGQKDVFLNITGGITVDDPAIDLGVVAAILSSDQDLSIGKDFTFAGEVGLSGEIRPVNRVDQRIQEAEKLGFSTIFVSKYNKISHSSRGIKVVLVTKIEDVVEYLFG; this comes from the coding sequence ATGGCAAAGGTTAAGACGGCTTTTTTCTGTCAAAGTTGTGGTACACAATACGCTAAATGGCAAGGACAATGTAATGCATGTAAAGAGTGGAATACACTTGTAGAAGAGGTAGTTCAAAAAGAAGAAAAGACAGCGTGGAAAGCTGTTAGTAGCTCTCCTAATAGTGTAAAAAAAGTAGCGAAACCTCTTAAGGTTCGAGATATTGATAGTACAGAAGAACTTCGTATGAATACGATGGATGGTGAACTTAATAGAGTATTAGGTGGAGGACTAGTTCCTGGGTCTATGGTGCTATTGGGTGGAGAACCTGGTATTGGTAAGAGTACTTTATTATTACAGATTTCACTGAGACTGCCTTTTAAGACATTGTATGTATCTGGAGAGGAAAGTCAAAAGCAAATTAAGATGCGTGCTGAGCGCATTAATCCAGTGAATGATAACTGTTATATCCTAACAGAGACAAATACACAGAACATCTTTCGTCAGATAGAAGAGATACAACCTGATGTGCTTATTATCGATTCTATCCAAACTCTACATACAGAATATATTGAATCTTCTGCAGGAACTGTTTCTCAGATTAAAGAGTGCACAGCTGAACTTACCAAGTTTGCTAAAGAAACTGGGACACCAGTACTGATCATTGGACATATTACGAAAGATGGAAGTATTGCAGGGCCTAAAATGCTTGAACATATGGTAGATACAGTGCTACAATTTGAAGGAGATAGAAATCACGTTTATCGCATACTTAGAGCGAATAAGAACCGTTTTGGTTCTACAGCTGAGCTTGGTATTTACGAGATGCAAGGTAGTGGCTTGAGAGAGGTATCTAATCCTTCTGAAATACTTATATCACATAAGGAAGAAGAATTATCAGGAACTGCTATCGCAGCTACATTAGAAGGTATGCGCCCTCTGATGGTAGAGGTGCAGGCGTTAGTTAGTTCTGCTGTTTATGGTACGCCACAGCGTAGTGCGACAGGATATAATCTGAAGCGTTTAAATATGATTTTGGCTGTATTAGAAAAGAGAGCAGGATTTAGATTAGGACAGAAAGACGTCTTCCTTAATATCACAGGAGGGATCACTGTAGATGACCCAGCGATCGACTTAGGAGTTGTAGCTGCTATCTTGTCTTCAGATCAAGACCTGTCAATAGGCAAAGACTTTACCTTCGCGGGTGAAGTTGGTTTATCTGGAGAGATAAGACCTGTAAATAGAGTAGATCAACGTATACAAGAAGCTGAGAAATTAGGGTTCTCAACTATTTTTGTCTCAAAATATAACAAGATTAGTCACTCGAGTAGAGGTATTAAAGTTGTACTCGTAACTAAGATCGAAGATGTAGTAGAATACCTCTTCGGATAA
- a CDS encoding alkaline phosphatase D family protein, which yields MKQPQLNRRNFLRSSLLASGSIFLAPIIVSCSNDDNNTSTEEQEGDLTIRNFDYGVASFDPTSTSVIIWTRYAKADLEVNWQMARDISFKDVVRQGVALISSSTDHTLAIEVQGLPSNSKFYYRFYNKSTKDTSVIGETITLPAYTDNVSNVKLAVASCSNYPAGLFNIYADMAKSDVDVIIHLGDYIYEYAPGQYGTNVNTASLNRAHKPNKEIVSLEDYRERYKQYRSDVNLQLAHQKKPFICVWDDHEIANDTYKDGAENHQPDTEGSFEVRKRAALQAYSEFIPLKTGKDTRIYRSFEFGNILSLHMLDTRVIARDKQLNYDDYFSSEGFDQNKFMQAYMNPSRQLMGQEQLGWLVGQMSNSKATWQVLGQQVLMAKMLVPTEFLMLVNQIMAEIEKAGSASASSLDALQKTLGELVVLKTRMLKGDPTLTAVEKARITTVLPYNLDAWDGYAVEREKLYSLCKGKKVMTLAGDTHNAWYSQMKTQSGEVVGYELATSSISSPGMETYLGLSNDMSQARQLEQVMPMLIDELEYVNLSDRGYLYVDYTSVGAKAEWRFVDTIYSSSYTMQTKKSILI from the coding sequence ATGAAACAACCACAATTAAATAGAAGGAATTTCTTACGTTCTTCTTTATTAGCCTCAGGCAGTATATTCTTAGCACCGATTATTGTTAGCTGTTCTAACGATGATAATAATACCTCTACTGAAGAACAGGAAGGAGATTTAACCATTAGAAACTTTGATTACGGAGTGGCTAGTTTTGACCCTACCAGTACAAGTGTTATTATTTGGACACGTTATGCTAAGGCGGATTTAGAAGTTAACTGGCAGATGGCACGCGATATTTCGTTTAAGGATGTGGTACGCCAGGGCGTTGCTTTAATCTCATCTTCAACTGATCATACACTTGCTATAGAAGTACAAGGGCTGCCTTCTAATAGTAAGTTCTATTACAGATTCTATAATAAATCTACTAAAGACACATCGGTTATAGGAGAGACAATCACATTACCTGCTTATACAGATAATGTATCTAATGTTAAGCTCGCTGTGGCTTCATGTTCTAATTATCCAGCAGGATTATTTAATATATATGCTGATATGGCTAAGTCTGACGTTGATGTGATTATTCACTTAGGAGATTATATCTATGAGTATGCACCTGGACAATACGGAACTAATGTGAATACAGCTTCACTAAATAGAGCGCACAAACCAAATAAAGAAATTGTTTCTCTAGAAGATTATAGAGAAAGATATAAACAATATAGAAGTGATGTGAACTTGCAGTTGGCTCATCAGAAGAAACCTTTTATTTGTGTGTGGGATGATCATGAGATAGCAAATGATACTTATAAAGATGGGGCGGAGAATCATCAACCAGATACTGAGGGGAGTTTTGAGGTAAGAAAACGTGCTGCTTTACAAGCGTATAGTGAATTTATTCCATTAAAGACAGGTAAGGACACGCGTATATATAGATCATTCGAATTTGGTAATATCTTATCACTTCACATGTTAGATACCCGAGTGATAGCGAGAGATAAACAGTTAAATTATGATGACTATTTCTCAAGTGAAGGTTTTGATCAAAACAAATTTATGCAGGCGTATATGAATCCTAGTCGCCAACTAATGGGACAAGAGCAATTAGGATGGTTAGTGGGGCAAATGAGTAATAGTAAAGCTACTTGGCAAGTATTAGGACAACAAGTATTGATGGCTAAGATGCTTGTACCTACGGAGTTTCTGATGCTTGTTAATCAGATTATGGCGGAGATAGAGAAGGCAGGTAGTGCATCTGCATCATCATTAGATGCTTTACAAAAAACACTTGGTGAGTTAGTAGTCTTAAAGACCCGTATGCTTAAAGGGGATCCTACGTTGACAGCGGTAGAGAAGGCTAGAATCACAACAGTATTGCCATATAATCTAGATGCATGGGATGGGTATGCAGTAGAACGAGAGAAGTTATATAGTTTGTGTAAAGGTAAAAAAGTTATGACACTTGCGGGCGATACTCATAATGCGTGGTATAGCCAAATGAAAACGCAAAGTGGTGAGGTAGTAGGATATGAGTTAGCAACTAGCTCTATCAGTTCTCCTGGTATGGAAACTTATTTAGGGTTGTCTAATGATATGTCTCAAGCAAGACAATTAGAGCAAGTAATGCCTATGCTAATAGATGAATTAGAGTATGTTAATCTATCTGATAGAGGTTATCTATATGTGGATTATACTTCTGTAGGAGCTAAGGCAGAGTGGAGGTTTGTCGATACGATTTATTCTTCTAGTTACACTATGCAAACAAAGAAGAGTATTTTAATATAA
- a CDS encoding WG repeat-containing protein, which produces MRNICLYLLLLLGWTKVAFAQEFIAKYNKKATVTAYGSQYLIVYNNKKNIEILDASGKSILKKGIVNDKVIIDRTNGTLLYGGAPLTFRNGWINDIFTTEKVLYDIATTTEKSTTYTIGTFNSKENTTSTTVLDLTTKKVGIISANAQIIIPPIYDGIWLYDKSSNYYLVMEENKYYLIDENNHNILGQKFVQPSSIYKDKKTPKAYHIPNLNTTILASLDGVKVGLYDYIAKTYKVPLKHNSIALVGEDLLLAQTDKYLEFYNTDGKLLYDSTFKIDAILKHHYWGANRLIVVKQEGNPEKVNLIHKDLLWFESDYTPENISFLPTQTSNPLLGGTYDSKYQYIYDLDKNMEVARFNHTGLTIESANYLEDNTQYLAIKFKHTNSDSEIGYYNTKTACLLMTPKDATVEIVSVDITRQRAFYVITYKEGIDIVTKVLIDCNKVILPPQKASTVNFDVDNRTFLIHLKTSTPQMMNGVKYADNVITVETKAYDSKGQLISK; this is translated from the coding sequence ATGAGAAATATCTGCTTATATCTACTATTATTACTAGGATGGACTAAAGTAGCATTCGCTCAAGAGTTCATTGCTAAGTATAATAAAAAAGCAACTGTAACTGCTTATGGAAGTCAATACTTAATAGTGTATAACAACAAAAAAAACATTGAGATACTAGATGCTTCGGGCAAATCTATTCTAAAAAAAGGCATTGTCAACGACAAAGTGATTATAGATCGAACTAATGGTACGCTCCTTTATGGAGGAGCACCACTAACCTTTAGGAATGGATGGATCAATGATATCTTTACAACTGAGAAAGTACTTTATGATATAGCGACTACTACTGAGAAAAGCACGACTTACACTATAGGAACATTTAATTCTAAGGAAAACACTACTAGTACTACTGTACTAGATCTAACGACTAAGAAAGTTGGTATCATCTCTGCAAATGCTCAAATAATAATACCTCCTATCTATGATGGTATTTGGTTATATGACAAATCATCTAACTACTATCTAGTTATGGAGGAGAATAAATACTATCTAATAGACGAGAATAACCACAATATATTAGGTCAAAAATTTGTTCAACCTTCTTCAATTTATAAAGATAAAAAAACTCCTAAAGCGTATCACATACCTAATCTAAATACAACCATATTAGCTTCATTAGATGGAGTTAAAGTTGGATTATATGATTATATAGCCAAAACATATAAAGTACCTTTAAAACATAACTCTATAGCTTTAGTAGGAGAAGACTTACTATTAGCTCAAACTGATAAGTATCTCGAGTTCTATAATACAGATGGCAAACTGTTATATGATAGTACTTTTAAGATAGACGCGATACTAAAACATCACTATTGGGGAGCTAATAGACTTATCGTAGTTAAACAAGAAGGCAATCCTGAGAAAGTTAATTTAATACATAAAGACTTGCTTTGGTTCGAGTCAGACTATACCCCTGAGAATATCTCATTTTTACCTACTCAAACTAGTAATCCTCTTCTAGGTGGTACTTATGATTCTAAGTATCAATACATCTATGACCTAGATAAAAACATGGAAGTAGCTAGATTTAATCATACTGGTTTAACAATAGAATCCGCTAATTACCTAGAAGATAATACTCAATATTTAGCAATTAAGTTTAAACACACGAATAGTGATTCAGAAATAGGTTACTATAATACCAAAACGGCTTGTTTATTAATGACCCCCAAAGATGCAACGGTAGAAATAGTATCAGTGGATATCACTAGACAAAGAGCCTTTTATGTTATAACTTATAAAGAAGGTATAGACATAGTCACTAAAGTACTGATCGATTGTAATAAGGTAATATTACCTCCTCAAAAAGCAAGTACAGTGAACTTTGATGTAGATAATAGAACTTTTTTAATACACCTCAAGACATCAACACCTCAAATGATGAATGGGGTTAAATATGCCGACAATGTAATCACTGTAGAAACTAAAGCGTACGACTCTAAAGGACAATTAATATCAAAATAA
- a CDS encoding M48 family metallopeptidase — protein sequence MKKVLLSACLVCFAIGTANAQFGKLNPKKIEAGLKAAKAFTVSDEEVAQSAAASVKWMDENNPVCTVKDKDPKKKAYAERLERVFGPYKNYDGLNLNYKVYYVTDVNAFACPDGSVRVFSSLMDIMSDDELLGIIGHEIGHVKLKHSLNGYRKVLMAEAAVQYAGTTPGTVGDLMKGDVGGMAEKFIGAAFSRDQESDSDDYSYKFLVANSKNPQALADGFKKFADMEKEYGADKSLVSKMSSTHPDSEKRAKRIEDKIKKDAKK from the coding sequence ATGAAAAAAGTTTTATTATCTGCATGTTTAGTATGTTTCGCAATAGGAACAGCTAATGCACAGTTTGGTAAATTAAATCCAAAGAAAATTGAAGCTGGTCTAAAAGCAGCTAAAGCATTTACAGTAAGTGATGAAGAAGTAGCTCAGTCTGCAGCAGCATCTGTTAAGTGGATGGATGAGAATAATCCTGTATGTACAGTGAAGGATAAAGACCCTAAGAAAAAAGCGTATGCTGAACGTCTAGAGCGTGTATTCGGTCCATACAAAAACTATGATGGTCTTAATCTAAACTACAAAGTCTATTATGTAACTGATGTAAATGCTTTTGCTTGTCCTGATGGAAGTGTACGTGTATTCTCTTCATTGATGGATATTATGAGTGATGATGAGTTATTAGGTATTATCGGACATGAAATCGGACACGTTAAGTTAAAGCACTCTTTAAACGGGTATAGAAAAGTACTAATGGCAGAAGCTGCAGTACAGTATGCAGGTACTACACCAGGTACTGTAGGTGACTTAATGAAAGGTGATGTTGGAGGTATGGCAGAGAAGTTTATCGGAGCAGCATTCTCTAGAGATCAAGAATCAGATTCTGATGATTATTCGTATAAATTCTTAGTTGCTAATAGCAAGAATCCTCAGGCACTAGCAGATGGATTTAAAAAATTTGCTGATATGGAGAAAGAGTATGGAGCTGATAAATCATTAGTAAGTAAGATGTCTTCTACTCACCCAGATAGTGAGAAACGCGCTAAACGCATCGAAGATAAAATTAAAAAAGACGCTAAGAAATAG
- a CDS encoding F0F1 ATP synthase subunit epsilon: MRLEIVSPEATLFSGEVTSVSVPGANGEFQMLNNHAPIVSILTKGSVKFTGQNISIEPEFSSKFENVAKDTYHLAINLGTIELSDNKIIILAN, translated from the coding sequence ATGAGATTAGAAATTGTATCACCTGAGGCTACTTTATTTTCTGGAGAGGTTACTTCAGTATCAGTTCCAGGAGCAAACGGAGAGTTTCAGATGTTAAATAATCACGCTCCTATTGTTTCTATCCTAACAAAAGGAAGTGTAAAGTTCACAGGGCAAAACATCTCTATTGAACCAGAGTTTAGCTCAAAATTTGAGAATGTAGCTAAAGATACTTATCACTTAGCAATCAATCTTGGAACTATCGAATTAAGCGATAATAAGATTATTATATTAGCTAACTAA
- a CDS encoding DUF421 domain-containing protein, translating into MEYLDIVVRSIAVYLFMIIAMRVFGKKQLSQLNTFDVVLMLLISNSVQNAMVGPNTSLEGGIVAAFILFSVNYGMKRLIARNAFVNRLLQQKPEVIIQHGVVDFAKATQLGITSDELTEAMHEHGVEYFKQVKLATLEINGSISIIAKDNNGHYRETFHKRRDK; encoded by the coding sequence ATGGAGTATTTAGATATTGTCGTGAGGAGTATTGCAGTGTATCTGTTTATGATTATAGCAATGCGTGTATTCGGAAAGAAACAATTGTCTCAATTAAATACTTTTGACGTGGTGTTGATGCTACTAATTAGCAATTCGGTACAGAATGCTATGGTAGGACCTAATACTAGTTTAGAAGGAGGAATAGTAGCTGCGTTTATTCTCTTTTCAGTTAACTATGGAATGAAAAGACTTATCGCACGCAATGCTTTTGTGAACCGATTATTACAACAAAAACCTGAAGTCATTATTCAACACGGTGTAGTAGACTTTGCAAAAGCTACTCAGTTAGGTATTACTTCTGATGAACTAACAGAGGCTATGCATGAACATGGTGTAGAGTACTTTAAACAAGTTAAATTAGCCACTTTAGAGATTAATGGAAGTATAAGTATTATCGCTAAAGATAATAATGGGCATTATAGAGAGACATTTCACAAAAGAAGAGATAAATAA
- a CDS encoding DUF4139 domain-containing protein — translation MKKSLTIVVLALCSIVTWAQKPVFTPAKLESARVYFNSAELTHKAKVKLPKGTSEVVFTNVADYLNEATIQVGSISDVTVMAIQYSNRYVEEYDSAVDSPLLKPVRDSIKLVETELKKVNNAIDAESRTMSLLDMNQKVGGDNGTTTAEVMKMVDYYKTKRLQLSTELDKLNEKKDNLNVRLVNLKDKLAFNEGKSEKSSKGKLIIQVMNDKEGEVPFQIKYLTQAAAWKPFYDLRVDKINSPVKVVYKADVKQSSGIDWRGVNLSLTSGVANQSNVIPTWRTWFLDYNNSVSNALSVRVYGVNSANKRVSSDELKSVSTSYLADAKAEKSIVYEESTMSSFTQVNESQLNVSFDISIPYTVMSNNKSHSVTLNDFSIPAEYKYYVAPKLDQNAYLVATIKDYGNYNLLAGEANVIFDGVYVGKTSLNPANTEDEMRLNMGKDPKVSVSRVLMKDKSGTKILSSKKSQNFVYDIALRNNKAEQVTIQVEDQYPISSNKDIEIELTDTSSGTVNTEKGLVKWDLKLKANESKTLRFGYQVRSDKNQTLNL, via the coding sequence ATGAAAAAGAGTTTAACTATTGTTGTACTGGCTTTATGCAGTATTGTGACTTGGGCGCAGAAGCCTGTGTTTACACCTGCTAAACTAGAGAGTGCCCGTGTGTATTTTAATAGTGCGGAACTAACACATAAGGCAAAAGTAAAACTGCCTAAAGGAACATCAGAAGTGGTGTTTACTAATGTGGCGGATTATCTAAATGAAGCGACTATACAGGTCGGTTCTATATCAGATGTAACAGTAATGGCAATACAGTACAGTAATCGGTATGTAGAGGAATATGATAGCGCTGTGGATTCGCCATTGCTTAAACCTGTTAGAGATAGTATCAAGCTTGTGGAGACAGAGCTAAAAAAGGTAAATAACGCTATCGACGCAGAGAGTAGAACAATGTCTCTGTTAGATATGAATCAGAAAGTAGGTGGTGATAATGGCACAACCACAGCTGAAGTAATGAAAATGGTAGATTATTATAAAACCAAAAGATTGCAGCTGAGTACTGAGCTAGATAAGCTAAATGAGAAGAAAGACAACTTGAATGTTAGACTTGTTAATCTAAAGGATAAACTTGCGTTTAATGAAGGTAAAAGTGAGAAATCAAGTAAGGGAAAACTCATCATACAGGTGATGAATGATAAAGAGGGTGAAGTACCTTTTCAGATTAAATACTTAACTCAAGCTGCCGCTTGGAAACCGTTTTATGACTTGAGAGTGGATAAGATTAACTCTCCTGTGAAAGTGGTTTATAAAGCGGATGTAAAGCAGTCTTCTGGTATTGACTGGAGAGGTGTGAACCTGAGTTTGACTAGTGGAGTAGCTAATCAGAGTAATGTTATTCCTACTTGGAGAACTTGGTTCCTTGATTATAATAATTCTGTTTCTAATGCGCTAAGTGTCAGAGTGTATGGGGTAAATAGTGCTAATAAAAGAGTTTCTTCTGATGAGTTAAAGAGTGTGTCAACATCTTATTTAGCTGATGCTAAAGCTGAAAAATCTATAGTATATGAAGAAAGTACGATGAGTAGCTTTACCCAAGTCAATGAGTCTCAATTAAATGTGTCATTTGATATTAGTATCCCATATACAGTGATGTCTAACAACAAATCTCACAGTGTGACGTTAAATGACTTCTCTATTCCCGCAGAATATAAATACTATGTGGCACCGAAGTTAGATCAGAATGCTTATCTAGTAGCAACGATTAAAGATTATGGTAACTATAATCTATTAGCAGGTGAAGCTAATGTAATCTTTGATGGTGTATATGTAGGTAAGACAAGTCTTAACCCTGCAAATACGGAAGATGAAATGAGATTGAATATGGGTAAAGACCCTAAAGTGTCTGTTTCTCGTGTTTTAATGAAAGACAAGTCTGGTACTAAAATACTGTCTTCTAAGAAGTCTCAAAACTTTGTGTATGACATCGCTCTTCGCAATAATAAGGCAGAGCAAGTAACGATACAGGTAGAGGATCAGTATCCTATTAGTTCTAATAAAGATATTGAGATAGAGTTAACTGATACTTCATCAGGAACTGTGAATACAGAGAAAGGGTTAGTGAAATGGGATCTTAAACTTAAAGCAAATGAGAGTAAAACACTTCGTTTTGGTTATCAAGTGAGATCAGATAAGAATCAAACACTTAATCTTTAA
- a CDS encoding IS1595 family transposase codes for MEIFKGQNILNLVKELPDDESCKAYLSKIKWSNGFTCVKCGHKKGCLKSNHSYYCYNCEHVESSTANTLFHKVKFGLHKAFMIVFEMTTSTKSISSIQMGKRYGISQPTAWGFMHKVRLAMQSSEQSPMTETVHVDEFVVGGYEQGKPGRSYDTKKAKAVIAVELNTERKVKRAYVKCIDDYSAKSLTTIFEQHISEDANVVTDKWRGYNPLKKKYNITQKESDKGANFKELHVIIHQLKSWIRTVPSHINKKYIQAYFNEFVYRLNRSLFKETIFHNTIVKMVKAKPTTLNMISGN; via the coding sequence ATGGAAATTTTTAAGGGTCAAAACATTCTTAACTTAGTAAAAGAACTACCAGATGACGAATCTTGTAAAGCTTATCTAAGTAAAATAAAGTGGTCAAACGGTTTTACTTGTGTAAAATGTGGACACAAAAAAGGTTGCTTAAAATCTAATCATTCATACTATTGCTATAACTGTGAGCATGTTGAAAGCTCAACAGCTAATACCTTATTTCACAAAGTCAAATTTGGTTTACATAAAGCATTTATGATTGTGTTTGAAATGACAACTTCTACCAAAAGCATATCTAGTATTCAAATGGGTAAACGCTATGGTATAAGCCAGCCAACAGCGTGGGGCTTTATGCATAAAGTTCGTTTAGCTATGCAAAGTAGCGAGCAATCTCCTATGACTGAGACAGTCCATGTTGATGAGTTTGTTGTAGGGGGATACGAACAAGGAAAACCAGGAAGAAGTTATGATACCAAAAAAGCTAAAGCAGTGATAGCTGTAGAGTTAAATACTGAAAGAAAAGTAAAAAGAGCCTATGTTAAGTGTATTGACGATTACTCTGCTAAGTCATTAACTACTATATTCGAACAACACATTTCAGAAGATGCTAATGTAGTTACAGATAAATGGAGGGGATACAATCCCTTGAAAAAAAAGTATAACATCACTCAAAAAGAAAGTGATAAAGGTGCTAATTTTAAAGAATTACACGTGATAATTCACCAACTTAAATCCTGGATTAGAACTGTACCTTCACATATCAATAAGAAATACATCCAAGCTTACTTTAATGAGTTCGTATATAGATTAAATAGATCCTTATTTAAGGAAACTATTTTTCATAACACAATTGTAAAGATGGTTAAAGCGAAACCAACTACTTTAAATATGATTAGCGGAAACTAA